The window GGGTTTACTTTACCATAATTATTTATTGACAACATATCTTGTAACCTATAATTGATGTtaattgattgtaatgataaCTTACATTGCTTATAACAATGATAGCTTCTTTTAGTATCAGATGTaacagttaaacaaattatttctCAAAAACATCCCCATTGAGGTCTTCGTAATAAGTTTCCATGCATTTTGAAATAAAAGCTAGTATAAAACCTTCCACGGAAACTTCAAAaataatatgcctaattataagTCTTTTTCTTTGCCCGATGGGAGTGCAGATCAGGTATTCAGTAATTTTCCTAATCTGTCAGTGTCGATGGCAACCGTAAATGCAGTTTTATTAAGTATTTGTCAAGAATAGGTTCAAAAGGTATCACTTACCTATAGTTTGTTAAAAGTTGCTGTAAATAAGAATATATGGTTTCTTCAGAAAACTTGGAGTCCTTATACGGAAGAGATAAAGCATAACCTTCCTGCACTCCGTTAAGAGCATTCGAAGCTTGGTCATAAAATACAGGAATTACAAGCATCGGAACTCCATAATAAATCGATTCGTAAAAACTTAAAAGTCCTCCATGACTAATAAAAACTTTTACATTTGGATgagctaaaataaataaatatttattataaacaattCGATAAATATTCGTAATAATGTaagaattaaatatatttaacataattatgtttaaagataaataaatttaaaattttaagttatataaaaatttatttttcatgatggacctacaaaaatacaaaaataatgtatTTACCTAAAACTTCCATTTGCGGCACCCATTTTTCTATCCTAACATTTGTTGGCTTTCCTGGTAAGATATCTGTCTCCCATTTCCATAGCACTTTCTGTTTTAGCCTCTTAAAAGCTTGCACAAAGTGTTCTACCTTATCTAATCTCATCTCACTGCTCTTTAAATTAGAACCCATACTGAAATATATAACACCGTCTGTAGCCTCGTCGAGATATAGTTTAAGGTCCTCTGGTAAGATCCCCGGTGGTTGAATATGTAATCCTCCTACGTTAATTAAATTGGGCACCAGCGGTTTTGACGGCGTCAAGCTTTCATGTGAGTTAGTAAGCACCAATGAAACGTTGTTCAGTAGTTTAAAAATATCGGGACAATCAGGAAAATGCTGTTGTATAAGTTGGTTATGTTGGGGTAAAAAGTGTAACTGGTGAGCAGAATATTCAAAACTGTACAATATGGTGTTATATACTCTTTGGAGAAAGTTCATGTCTGTTGGAAAATTGGTATAGGGCATGGGATTATAAGAAAGTTCCGTCGGATTACCTGcaacaaattttttatatattaataaataaaaatagtcaaTTATAATATAACTCAAGTCCCTAATTTAAAGAAACACGTAAAGTAGCCGGGAGGAAcgttgcaccagaatggaaaacgGAGAAAGCACATGAGGGAGATGGCCTGGcaggctgcgaatagtgcggcttCGTCAGGGAGGCCAACATTGGGAGACCCAAATTAAAAATGAGGAGGACCTTACACGGTATTGtgcagtcgatcgtcctctatgcGACACCAGTCTGGAGTGGGACGATAGAGATAACGGCCTACAAGAGGCTCATGACACAAGTGGACAGAATAAATCCGTTGCGATGCGCCTATAGGACTGTCTGTGTTAGCCTTGTGGATCATTACTGGATGTGTTCCGCTGCGTgtagacaggaaagggaaaggtcaattgaaaatAAAGCAAGCTGGACTACTATACACatctatatccgtgcagtgatcaagaaaaaagaataggaagaaagacagctggacggCAAAGATAAGAGGTAAAGATGCTGTAACGTGAAGGTAGAAAAGTGAATTAGACTGTATGAAGTAAACTATGTGAGTTAGGCTATGTAAGTCAGACTGTGTGGAAGGAAGAATTACCCAGCTGGGAGTAATGCCATACTTGAAGCGATGAGGGTCTTTCACGGGGAACCTAGAGCGGATTTCCTCtaaaaaaaaccatttttttggaCCAAAAAAAGGGGACACAAGGAAAAGGGACAGGAAGCCTCCTTGCTGACAATCTGTGGATAAATAAAAGTAGTGCTTTTCAAGTGTTGCAGGCCTTACAGCGTCTATTCTGCTTCCGGATTGCTGAATGACaaaggagggtctggtttagcaggtaggcgttcggcgtagacatGGTACGGACGGgcgttttaaagtacctcggaaactatcgccgggagtacaaAGAACAAATCCTTGAAAATGAAGaagcgaatatttattgcaaataaatgttaccatggcttattACGTAACTAAGATCATGAAacgttacaaaaaaaaacacaatgccAAATACACAACACCTTAATAAGACCTGTGCTCACATATGGTTTAGAAACCTGGACACTCTCTAAGCAAATAAATGTTccttgcaaataaatgttaccatagCTTATTACGTAACTAAGATCATGAAacgttacaaaaaaaaacacaatgccaaatatccatccatccatccaatggcgctacagcccaaatcgggccttggcctccttcaacaggcttctccaaccatctctatttaccgctgttcttttccatgaacgcgttcccaggcagttcctggcatcctcatcgacttcatcttcccatctctttttaggtcttccaacaggtctttttccctgcattcttgcatttaataattttctggggattctattctcatgcatgcggaccacgtgccctgcccatcgtaatctctgcagtttagtatgttgtgctagaggtggttcgctatattgctcgtatatttctctattgtacctaatgcCAAATATACAACACCTTAATAAGACCTGTGCTCACATATGGTTTAGAAACCTGGACACTCTCTAAAAGGAAGTATGGAAAAATTAATGATATCATTAAATATAACAGTTATTAAAATAAGTGGCTGGAtggaatatttaaaataatagaaGAGCggaaaataccaaacaaaataagcGAACAAGTGccagtagaaaaaaaaacaattaaaaataaaaaatttaagaaaaaatcaCAAAACAGATTAGAATgaagaagaatcctggaacaggcaaAGAGCCAAGAAGGGTTGTAGAGTTAGTGATGATGTTGATAAAGGAAAACGGACCCTTAAAACTATTGTAACCTTTTagacataattttaatatttgaatAGGTTagtgtaaatatatatatttttaaagaagctttaaataattaaaatctcTTTAATCAATGTTATTTCAACACAATCAGGTAATGCAGATGTACGGGACCGAATTGACATGATATACATAATAATGGTCCGGATATGAGTTCAGGTtcaaaaattataagaaataaattgttttaaatagttGTTAACTTACCTACTAGAGAATTAGTGCCGCAAGAGGAAGCTCCGGGTGAAAAAACTACCAGATGGGCGTTATAATACCAGGCCAAGGCTTTGAAAGCGTCACTGTGGAATTGTTCGACCACAACCACATCAAACTGTTCAGACTCTGAGTTGATTAGATTCTGGAAATTTTGGTGCTGGAAAGTTTTTTCTATTATTGGGAACACTGCATTGTGAAGTCCTAATGAGTAAGTCACTTTATTTATAAGATCACCTTCGAAAAAATTTCGCTTTTTGGAATAAActggaagaaaaaataaaattttagaattttagaaAACAGGTGATGTCAGACGTATTGAAATACAAAATGTGATAAAAATTATCTTTTACTTTCGTTAGATGTTACATCGTTATTTACTAATATACCAATAGATGTGGTTATCTATAATACAATAAATAtagaatttaattcaaaattataCAACAATCTCTAAGGATAGCTTTTAgttacatttaaaatatatttttgacaaCATCTATTTTAGCTTTAATGAGAAATTATGTCGCCAAATATTTGGAGTAGGGTAGTCCACTCAGTCCCATAATAGCAAACATCATTTTGGATATCATTTGTTCGATATCATTTCGGGATACCAAATTAATAAGAACTGAACCAAACAACTAATGATAGATTTGTATCAAAAGCCAATACAATGTGatagatatttaaactattattttaaaatcatcttatttattaaaagtttaatACAGGAATTGAAATGAAAAATGGGGTAAGACATATTAGTAATGAAAAGTGCATGAACAGAAACTTAAACTTGCTATTAAACATCTTTGACAATAATGAATACTTAAAACATATCCTTAAGAAATCGATATTTAACTTGGACCTATTTGACGGTCTTACTGATAGCAGAGCAGTACAACTAATTCAATACAAAAAAGGTTCAGTAGACGATAGTGTAGATTAAAGCGGATCtttatattaataaacaaaatttctgTTTTTACTATCctctttacaatttcatattttcaaatttttattcagCAGCAATTTTTGTAGGTGTATCTTTTTACATGCTTCATCGCATTCTTTAGTAAGACATTTTTTACGTTTCTTGtacaaaaattatgaaatatttcTGTTATATATTAATCCTGCATCGAAACACTAAATtacattcatttagcaaattcccatcagtaaatatgagcacgtgttgatattcgccgtctcattcgtcaagaggctattaaatataatttattaccttaagccagacagattctcatgttacagatccaaacttgccagcattttaaattcaaattgtatcgtgttgatttttaagttaatatattgtgttatatttatgttaatagttattgttaagttatttactggtcgtgttattttttagagtttagtttaattgtgatataatgattaaatttcaagaaattcttacactaacagtttcaaaagt is drawn from Diabrotica undecimpunctata isolate CICGRU chromosome 5, icDiaUnde3, whole genome shotgun sequence and contains these coding sequences:
- the LOC140441528 gene encoding UDP-glycosyltransferase UGT5-like isoform X2 — protein: MSTKSHYILSNTLMRGLAEAGHDVTVVTPYYDKKPVQNGTYRNIVLTGFVEEYTVYSKKRNFFEGDLINKVTYSLGLHNAVFPIIEKTFQHQNFQNLINSESEQFDVVVVEQFHSDAFKALAWYYNAHLVVFSPGASSCGTNSLVGNPTELSYNPMPYTNFPTDMNFLQRVYNTILYSFEYSAHQLHFLPQHNQLIQQHFPDCPDIFKLLNNVSLVLTNSHESLTPSKPLVPNLINVGGLHIQPPGILPEDLKLYLDEATDGVIYFSMGSNLKSSEMRLDKVEHFVQAFKRLKQKVLWKWETDILPGKPTNVRIEKWVPQMEVLAHPNVKVFISHGGLLSFYESIYYGVPMLVIPVFYDQASNALNGVQEGYALSLPYKDSKFSEETIYSYLQQLLTNYSFAQNAKTRSNIFHDRAMSPIQTATHWIDYIIRHKGAPHLRSRRLQLPWYQYFLLDVVLFLLVFVVTIVILVCLLCFLLYRLLRKQNKIKIN
- the LOC140441528 gene encoding UDP-glycosyltransferase UGT5-like isoform X1, with translation MDTVNHKEMIKQLVYIILLSYFGLYTDGARILGVFVMSTKSHYILSNTLMRGLAEAGHDVTVVTPYYDKKPVQNGTYRNIVLTGFVEEYTVYSKKRNFFEGDLINKVTYSLGLHNAVFPIIEKTFQHQNFQNLINSESEQFDVVVVEQFHSDAFKALAWYYNAHLVVFSPGASSCGTNSLVGNPTELSYNPMPYTNFPTDMNFLQRVYNTILYSFEYSAHQLHFLPQHNQLIQQHFPDCPDIFKLLNNVSLVLTNSHESLTPSKPLVPNLINVGGLHIQPPGILPEDLKLYLDEATDGVIYFSMGSNLKSSEMRLDKVEHFVQAFKRLKQKVLWKWETDILPGKPTNVRIEKWVPQMEVLAHPNVKVFISHGGLLSFYESIYYGVPMLVIPVFYDQASNALNGVQEGYALSLPYKDSKFSEETIYSYLQQLLTNYSFAQNAKTRSNIFHDRAMSPIQTATHWIDYIIRHKGAPHLRSRRLQLPWYQYFLLDVVLFLLVFVVTIVILVCLLCFLLYRLLRKQNKIKIN